From the Candidatus Krumholzibacteriota bacterium genome, one window contains:
- a CDS encoding copper-translocating P-type ATPase produces the protein MKNHSEHNHNDHKHHEHRSHDHSGHHAMMIKDFRKRFWISLLVTLPILILSPMIQNILGYIISFGYSDYVLFALSAFVYFYGGWPFLTGLVVELKKKQPGMMTLIAVAITVAFGYSSATTFGLEGKKFFWELATLIDIMLLGHWIEMKSVMGASLSLQKLVEMMPDEAHLVKDGDTKDVKVGELEKGDLVLVRPGEKIPVDGIITEGESSVNESMVTGESKPVKKGKDKKVIGGTINGNGSLKVQVQQVGEEAYLSKVIGMVREAQEKKSKTQHLADRIAFWLTITSLTVGFGTLTVWLIIGKPFVFALERMASVMVITCPHALGLAVPLVVAISTSVSAQKGLLIRNRTAFENSRKINLLVFDKTGTLTKGNFVVTRFGSLVSNYEDKEILRIAGALEAKSEHPLAAGIMDKIKDENIKVPDAENFTAITGKGIEADVENKKVKVVSPRYIKEQNMDIPEKAYKSEQETVVFLIIDEELAGFIAMADEIRPESYEAIKTLKNNGLKVYMITGDNEKVAKSVSDELGLDGYFAGILPDQKLEKIKEFQKTGKFVAMTGDGINDAPALATADVGIAVGSGTDIAAETADIILVNSNPKDIASLVIFGKETYKKMIQNFVWATGYNVIAIPLAAGVLYSKGILINPAMGAVLMSLSTVIVAINAQLLKRKMSIN, from the coding sequence ATGAAAAATCATTCAGAACATAATCACAATGACCATAAACATCATGAGCATCGCTCTCACGATCATTCCGGCCATCATGCCATGATGATTAAAGATTTCCGAAAGCGGTTTTGGATTTCACTTTTGGTTACCCTGCCAATTTTGATACTTTCTCCCATGATACAGAACATTCTGGGATATATTATCAGTTTTGGTTATTCAGACTATGTGCTTTTTGCGTTATCGGCATTTGTTTATTTCTATGGGGGGTGGCCGTTCCTTACCGGTTTGGTTGTTGAACTGAAAAAGAAACAACCTGGAATGATGACTCTCATTGCCGTTGCCATAACTGTTGCTTTTGGTTACAGCTCAGCCACTACGTTTGGTTTGGAAGGTAAGAAATTCTTCTGGGAACTGGCAACTTTAATCGATATTATGCTCCTGGGGCACTGGATTGAAATGAAATCCGTTATGGGTGCCTCCCTTTCCTTGCAAAAACTAGTGGAGATGATGCCCGACGAAGCGCATTTGGTAAAAGACGGAGATACCAAAGATGTAAAAGTTGGGGAATTAGAAAAAGGTGATTTGGTGTTGGTGCGCCCCGGCGAAAAAATACCGGTGGATGGCATTATTACAGAGGGAGAAAGTTCCGTAAATGAATCAATGGTGACAGGGGAATCAAAACCGGTAAAAAAAGGCAAAGATAAAAAAGTCATTGGCGGAACAATCAACGGAAACGGTTCACTAAAAGTACAAGTACAACAAGTTGGCGAGGAAGCTTATCTGAGCAAGGTCATTGGTATGGTAAGAGAGGCTCAGGAAAAAAAATCAAAAACACAGCACCTTGCTGACAGAATTGCCTTTTGGTTAACCATTACCTCACTCACTGTGGGATTCGGTACACTTACTGTCTGGTTAATTATAGGTAAGCCATTTGTTTTTGCCCTTGAACGTATGGCCAGTGTAATGGTCATCACATGTCCCCATGCATTGGGGCTGGCCGTACCATTAGTCGTGGCTATATCAACATCTGTTTCTGCACAAAAAGGCTTGCTGATTAGAAATCGCACAGCCTTTGAAAATTCCAGAAAAATAAACCTGCTGGTATTCGATAAAACAGGCACCCTTACCAAGGGCAATTTTGTGGTAACCCGTTTCGGTTCATTGGTTAGCAATTATGAAGATAAGGAAATTCTGCGCATTGCAGGTGCACTGGAAGCCAAATCAGAACACCCCCTGGCTGCAGGTATCATGGATAAAATAAAAGATGAAAACATTAAAGTGCCCGATGCGGAAAACTTCACTGCCATCACCGGTAAAGGCATTGAGGCTGATGTTGAAAACAAAAAAGTGAAGGTGGTAAGCCCAAGATACATCAAGGAACAAAACATGGATATACCCGAAAAAGCTTACAAAAGCGAACAGGAAACTGTTGTTTTTCTGATAATTGATGAAGAATTGGCTGGTTTTATTGCCATGGCAGACGAAATTCGGCCGGAATCGTATGAGGCGATAAAAACATTGAAAAACAATGGCCTTAAAGTGTATATGATCACGGGCGACAATGAAAAAGTGGCCAAAAGCGTGAGCGATGAATTGGGGCTTGATGGATATTTTGCCGGAATATTGCCTGACCAGAAGCTTGAAAAAATAAAAGAATTTCAAAAAACCGGAAAGTTTGTTGCCATGACAGGTGACGGCATTAACGATGCCCCCGCACTGGCAACCGCCGATGTGGGCATTGCTGTGGGCTCAGGCACTGATATTGCCGCAGAAACAGCGGATATTATCCTGGTAAACAGCAACCCGAAAGATATTGCTTCGTTGGTAATTTTCGGAAAAGAAACCTACAAAAAAATGATACAGAACTTTGTCTGGGCAACTGGTTATAACGTGATTGCCATTCCGTTAGCCGCTGGAGTTCTGTATAGTAAAGGCATATTAATCAATCCAGCTATGGGTGCGGTATTAATGAGCTTGAGTACGGTTATTGTGGCTATCAATGCACAATTGTTAAAAAGAAAAATGAGCATAAATTAA
- a CDS encoding PAS domain S-box protein: MSDQSNTHHKQVKEITALEERIRQLEAIEAEYLRAEKALAHSEKKFRKLFNAVTDAVMLLDENGFFDCNKAALSIFGCRTREEFLLKSPADLSPVEQPDGTDSQVLANRMISTAVEKGSFHFEWMHKRNDTGETFPADVLLTAMELDGKPIVHAVVRDITERHKVEKALRESEAKFKTYMEKAPLGIFVADNTGRYLEVNPAACRMTGYTKEELLNLTIPDFLAPEFLDKGMALFKNLKTEGYENSDYIVRKKNGEKFWINLVAASITDNRFIGFCQDITESKQAKAKIRQMAYHDSLTGLPNRKLFSDRADIALAQAERNQKNVAFIMLDLDNFKDVYDTFLLYIGGSFRLFERRGRLRMNVCDFRRGCIMARKKMK, translated from the coding sequence ATGAGCGATCAGTCAAATACCCATCACAAACAGGTAAAAGAGATAACCGCTTTAGAAGAAAGAATCAGGCAACTGGAGGCAATTGAAGCAGAGTACTTGCGTGCAGAGAAGGCGCTGGCCCACTCGGAGAAGAAGTTCCGAAAGCTGTTCAATGCCGTCACCGATGCGGTGATGTTACTTGATGAGAATGGCTTTTTCGACTGCAACAAAGCGGCCCTTTCGATCTTTGGATGCCGGACCCGGGAGGAATTCTTATTAAAAAGTCCCGCCGATTTGTCGCCGGTTGAGCAGCCTGACGGAACGGACTCTCAGGTGCTGGCCAACCGGATGATTTCGACAGCTGTGGAAAAGGGCAGCTTTCACTTTGAGTGGATGCACAAGAGAAACGACACCGGCGAGACCTTCCCGGCTGATGTGCTGCTCACTGCCATGGAACTGGATGGCAAACCGATTGTTCATGCGGTTGTACGCGACATCACAGAGCGCCATAAAGTAGAGAAAGCTTTGCGGGAAAGCGAAGCCAAGTTCAAAACTTACATGGAAAAAGCTCCTCTTGGTATTTTTGTGGCAGATAATACAGGTCGTTACCTTGAGGTTAACCCGGCAGCGTGCCGGATGACCGGGTATACAAAAGAAGAACTGTTGAATTTAACCATCCCGGACTTTCTTGCCCCGGAATTCTTAGATAAAGGAATGGCATTGTTTAAAAATTTAAAAACAGAGGGTTATGAAAATAGCGATTATATTGTACGCAAGAAAAACGGAGAGAAGTTTTGGATTAATTTAGTTGCGGCGAGTATTACTGATAACAGATTTATTGGTTTTTGTCAGGATATTACCGAAAGCAAGCAAGCTAAGGCGAAGATCCGGCAGATGGCTTACCACGATTCCCTGACTGGTCTTCCCAACCGGAAGCTCTTCTCTGATCGCGCGGATATCGCCTTAGCACAGGCCGAGAGGAATCAAAAGAATGTCGCATTTATCATGCTTGACCTCGATAATTTTAAGGACGTATACGATACCTTTTTGCTGTATATCGGCGGTTCGTTTCGGCTTTTCGAACGGCGCGGGCGTTTAAGGATGAATGTTTGCGATTTCCGGCGCGGATGTATCATGGCCCGCAAAAAGATGAAGTAG
- a CDS encoding PAS domain S-box protein yields MMLFLSNIIRHMRALTRLKHSEQKFRGIFHGYNDAVFIHDLSGQFLEVNQVACRRLGYSREELLRMTPMDLDVGEYAGSGPQRFQDVDQQGSLVFESVHRRKDGSTIAVEISSRKIDYEGKSCILSIARDITARKQSEEALRRSENYYRAIFETSGTAMFIIEVDTIISHANSYFEELSGYSKQEVEGKKSWTEFVHPDDMVWMKKNHYLRRQNPDAAVHQYEFCFITRYGETRNLLLAADIIPGTNRTIASCIDITKRKKSEEELRVSEQRFRSIFEEGPFGMGLLNPEGIIITANKMLCDLLGYTQQELAGKRIADITHEDDKEKSRELSRQLFAGHSPVVRFEKRYVRKDGGIVWVNTTSSAIRGKEGDILYAMMIIESLTEIRKATEKIHLMAYYDRLTELPNRTFLKELIKESIAHSRRHNKIFAIIYIGLDNFTRINDTLGHGAGDLLLKAVAGRLTSFLRKNAFVARAVEGETGNVISRAGGDEFIVLAHDLNQAQDAVRPVSQLLEEISKPYDLNGREVFITASMGIALYPDDGTDVDELLVNAEKAMRHTKAKGTNTFYFYSKSMHSAVQELLTLESDLHRALERNELVLYYQPKVDAATGKITGMEALIRWNHPGKGLIPPMEFIPVAETNGLILPIGEFVIRTVCAQIKAWQKAGYKQSKVALNVSSLQFEKQDLVGIIKAALQNMMISPKCLGLEITESTIMKDAERAIEILTELKALGIGVAIDDFGTGHSSLSYLKQLPLDFLKIDKSFIDGLASDSKDQAIVRTMIVMAHGLNMKAIAEGVETGDQLSFLQEQGCDEIQGYLFSRPLPADEIPGILAIGYL; encoded by the coding sequence ATGATGCTGTTTTTATCCAATATAATCAGGCACATGCGCGCACTAACCCGGCTAAAGCATAGCGAGCAAAAATTCAGGGGAATTTTTCACGGTTACAATGATGCTGTTTTTATCCACGACCTCTCAGGGCAATTTTTGGAGGTAAACCAAGTCGCCTGCAGAAGGCTTGGCTACAGCCGTGAGGAACTTCTGCGCATGACGCCCATGGACCTTGATGTCGGTGAATATGCGGGCAGCGGGCCGCAACGATTTCAGGATGTTGATCAGCAGGGCTCCCTGGTGTTTGAATCGGTTCACCGGCGCAAAGACGGCAGCACAATTGCCGTTGAGATAAGCAGCCGCAAAATCGACTATGAGGGTAAAAGCTGCATACTCAGCATTGCCCGTGACATCACCGCACGCAAACAGTCCGAAGAAGCCCTGCGGCGGTCTGAAAACTACTACCGCGCTATATTCGAGACCTCCGGCACAGCCATGTTCATTATTGAAGTGGACACTATTATTTCCCATGCCAACTCTTATTTCGAAGAACTTTCCGGATATTCAAAGCAGGAGGTTGAAGGGAAAAAATCCTGGACCGAATTTGTTCACCCTGATGATATGGTTTGGATGAAGAAAAACCATTATTTACGGCGCCAGAATCCGGATGCTGCAGTACACCAGTATGAGTTTTGTTTCATTACCCGCTACGGTGAAACGCGAAATCTTTTACTGGCCGCGGACATAATTCCCGGAACCAATCGCACTATAGCGTCTTGCATTGATATCACAAAGCGCAAGAAATCCGAGGAGGAATTACGGGTAAGCGAACAGCGGTTCAGAAGCATCTTTGAAGAAGGCCCTTTCGGGATGGGTTTGCTAAACCCGGAGGGCATAATTATTACCGCGAATAAGATGTTGTGTGATTTGCTGGGTTATACCCAACAGGAACTTGCCGGTAAACGCATTGCTGACATAACCCATGAGGATGACAAAGAAAAGAGCAGGGAACTTTCAAGACAATTGTTTGCAGGCCACAGTCCCGTAGTTCGTTTTGAAAAGCGGTATGTCAGAAAGGACGGCGGAATCGTCTGGGTTAATACCACCTCTTCTGCCATTCGTGGCAAAGAGGGTGACATACTTTACGCCATGATGATCATTGAGAGCCTCACGGAAATCAGGAAGGCGACGGAAAAGATTCACCTGATGGCTTATTATGACAGGCTGACCGAGTTGCCAAATCGCACGTTTCTAAAAGAACTTATAAAAGAATCAATCGCGCATTCCAGGCGTCATAACAAAATATTTGCCATTATTTACATCGGGTTGGATAATTTTACCCGGATCAACGATACGCTCGGACATGGCGCCGGAGATCTGCTGCTGAAGGCTGTTGCCGGCAGGCTTACCAGCTTTTTACGCAAAAATGCCTTCGTTGCCAGAGCAGTCGAAGGAGAAACAGGAAATGTTATATCCCGGGCTGGCGGCGACGAGTTTATAGTATTGGCCCATGATCTCAACCAGGCCCAGGACGCCGTGAGACCGGTCAGTCAATTACTCGAGGAAATATCCAAACCCTATGATTTAAACGGTCGCGAGGTATTTATAACCGCCAGTATGGGCATTGCCCTGTATCCTGATGACGGAACGGATGTTGACGAGCTTCTGGTAAACGCTGAAAAGGCCATGAGACACACAAAGGCCAAAGGTACGAACACCTTTTACTTTTATTCAAAATCAATGCATTCCGCTGTTCAGGAACTTTTGACGCTGGAAAGCGACCTGCACAGGGCACTGGAACGAAATGAGCTTGTACTCTACTATCAACCGAAGGTAGATGCGGCAACTGGAAAAATTACGGGGATGGAAGCGCTGATACGCTGGAATCATCCCGGCAAGGGCTTGATTCCACCGATGGAGTTTATTCCCGTAGCCGAAACAAACGGTCTCATCCTGCCTATCGGAGAATTCGTCATACGCACCGTTTGCGCCCAAATTAAAGCATGGCAGAAGGCCGGTTATAAGCAGAGCAAAGTTGCCCTGAATGTATCGAGCCTCCAATTTGAGAAACAGGATCTGGTAGGCATAATAAAGGCCGCCTTGCAAAATATGATGATTTCTCCGAAGTGCCTGGGATTGGAAATAACGGAAAGCACTATTATGAAGGACGCTGAAAGAGCTATTGAGATCTTGACTGAACTAAAAGCGCTAGGGATAGGAGTTGCAATTGATGATTTCGGCACGGGACATTCATCCTTGAGCTATTTGAAACAGCTGCCGCTGGATTTCTTGAAGATCGATAAGTCCTTTATAGACGGCCTGGCCTCCGACAGTAAAGACCAGGCTATCGTCAGGACGATGATTGTTATGGCGCACGGCCTGAATATGAAGGCCATTGCCGAAGGTGTGGAAACAGGAGATCAGTTATCCTTCCTGCAGGAGCAGGGATGCGACGAAATTCAGGGCTACTTGTTCAGCCGGCCTTTGCCGGCAGATGAAATCCCGGGTATTTTGGCGATAGGTTATCTATAG
- a CDS encoding EAL domain-containing protein encodes MIDVTEQTNEDVPQIDSTAGRSWFHRLIEPPVLSIVMTVLFLAVIWAVTLNLIARERASADRTAAAMTMDVADTYEAQVVRALREIDHTLKMVRYQLDDKPAQVILEDLRSEELLPPEIVFTVSIIDARGEILDSTNRSSIPENVANMDFFKRAKEQEDMVIGQPQHYRGSDEWWLSFSRRFGEAGQRFTGIVAVSVHAGYFVSGYESDALGEHGVLGLVGTDGVFRVRRTGNDISAGTTINYNALVQESTPVDDSAEVTVNRWDDTRRYTIARKLYEFQLAIVVGLSEAEQLAPADRIQRRYIRRAGLVSILVVVIGVLLGRLTWQLRKSRTNAIEERAAHARNVEYLAYHDNLTGLPNRALFSRLLYHQMQHARRYKKRLALMFLDLDHFKAINDSLGHEAGDELLKKMGRRLRESLRESDIVARLGGDEFIMLLPEITEETQVTTVAGKILAAVAKPFTLAEQEFRITISIGIAMFPADGEDEQTLMKSADVAMYHVKEGGKNNFRFYSEKLNTDSLERLTLESSLRKALENNEFRLFYQSKQDMATGRITGIEALLRWQHPDLGLIPPMQFIPLAEENGLIVPIGRWVFKTACRQNLAWQNEGFPKLSMAVNISKRQFFDEDFLKDVGDALQESGMAPELLELEITEAIIMHDMDGTIRILKDLKQMRVRVAIDDFGIGYSSLSKLKEFPLNTLKIDGSFIQNMIPNTETKSLTTALIDLGKSLGFTVVAEGVESKEQADFLRTHSCDQFQGFYINKPMPPEKFTSEIREQLKGYTDTVSPD; translated from the coding sequence TTGATTGATGTAACCGAGCAAACGAACGAAGATGTCCCGCAGATAGATAGCACCGCCGGCCGGAGCTGGTTTCACCGGCTGATCGAGCCGCCCGTTTTGTCCATCGTGATGACCGTTCTGTTTCTGGCGGTAATCTGGGCTGTCACTTTAAATCTCATCGCCAGAGAACGTGCCTCAGCTGATCGCACTGCCGCGGCTATGACCATGGACGTGGCTGACACCTACGAAGCTCAGGTCGTGCGGGCTTTGCGCGAGATCGATCACACATTGAAGATGGTCCGCTATCAACTGGATGACAAACCCGCGCAGGTGATCCTGGAAGATTTGCGCTCCGAAGAGTTGCTGCCGCCCGAGATCGTCTTCACAGTCAGCATAATTGATGCCCGTGGAGAGATCCTCGATAGCACAAATCGCTCTTCTATCCCCGAGAACGTGGCAAACATGGATTTTTTTAAACGTGCGAAAGAGCAAGAGGATATGGTAATCGGACAGCCGCAGCACTACCGGGGGTCAGATGAATGGTGGTTGTCTTTCAGCAGACGCTTCGGGGAGGCCGGACAACGGTTCACGGGGATCGTGGCGGTATCGGTGCATGCCGGCTATTTTGTCAGCGGCTATGAGTCCGATGCGCTGGGAGAACACGGCGTTCTCGGACTGGTGGGAACCGACGGCGTTTTCCGGGTACGACGCACCGGTAATGATATATCCGCGGGCACAACGATTAACTACAATGCGCTGGTACAGGAGAGCACCCCCGTCGATGATTCGGCCGAGGTGACTGTAAACCGCTGGGACGACACTCGACGCTACACCATCGCCAGAAAGCTTTACGAATTCCAACTGGCAATCGTCGTTGGTCTTTCCGAAGCGGAACAACTCGCCCCCGCCGACAGGATCCAGCGCCGCTACATACGGCGCGCCGGTCTGGTCAGTATACTGGTGGTCGTTATCGGAGTTCTGCTCGGCCGGTTGACCTGGCAGCTCCGGAAGTCGCGCACGAACGCCATTGAAGAACGGGCCGCACACGCGCGGAACGTCGAATATCTCGCCTATCACGACAATCTCACAGGCCTGCCGAACCGAGCGCTTTTCAGCCGGCTTCTTTACCATCAAATGCAGCACGCGCGCCGTTATAAAAAAAGGCTGGCGTTGATGTTTTTAGACCTCGACCACTTCAAAGCAATCAACGACTCGCTTGGCCACGAGGCAGGCGACGAGCTACTCAAGAAGATGGGCAGACGACTCAGGGAGTCCCTGCGGGAAAGCGATATCGTCGCGCGGCTGGGAGGCGACGAGTTTATAATGCTGCTCCCCGAGATTACTGAGGAAACCCAGGTGACAACAGTTGCCGGAAAAATCCTGGCAGCAGTCGCAAAGCCCTTTACGCTTGCCGAGCAGGAGTTTCGCATCACAATAAGTATCGGAATTGCCATGTTTCCGGCCGATGGTGAAGATGAACAAACACTTATGAAAAGCGCCGATGTCGCAATGTATCACGTAAAAGAGGGAGGGAAGAACAACTTCCGGTTCTACTCCGAAAAACTGAACACTGACTCGCTGGAGCGCCTCACCCTGGAATCGAGTCTGCGCAAGGCGCTGGAGAACAATGAGTTCCGCCTTTTTTATCAGAGCAAGCAGGACATGGCCACTGGCCGCATTACCGGCATAGAGGCGCTGCTGCGCTGGCAGCATCCCGATCTCGGGTTAATTCCGCCTATGCAATTCATACCCCTTGCAGAAGAAAACGGGCTCATCGTTCCTATCGGGCGCTGGGTTTTCAAAACCGCTTGCCGTCAGAACCTCGCATGGCAAAACGAAGGTTTTCCCAAATTGAGCATGGCCGTGAACATTTCCAAGCGGCAGTTCTTTGATGAAGATTTCTTGAAGGACGTCGGGGACGCGCTTCAGGAAAGCGGAATGGCACCCGAGCTGCTCGAACTGGAAATCACCGAGGCTATTATCATGCACGACATGGACGGGACGATCCGGATTCTCAAGGATTTGAAACAGATGAGAGTGCGGGTAGCAATAGATGATTTCGGTATCGGTTACTCATCGCTGTCCAAATTAAAGGAGTTTCCGCTTAACACTCTTAAAATCGACGGCTCGTTCATTCAAAATATGATTCCTAACACCGAAACCAAAAGCTTGACTACGGCTCTCATTGATCTGGGCAAAAGCCTGGGTTTCACGGTGGTCGCAGAAGGCGTGGAGTCGAAGGAACAGGCCGATTTTCTTAGAACCCATTCGTGCGACCAGTTCCAGGGTTTCTACATAAATAAACCAATGCCGCCGGAGAAGTTCACCTCGGAGATACGCGAACAGCTAAAAGGATATACGGATACAGTATCGCCTGATTAA
- a CDS encoding phosphate ABC transporter substrate-binding protein — translation MKRITVIAWIYLLSLMASAVRADEAARVVVVVSSQNPIKTLSRAQLTDIYLGRMNRFPNGNLVKPVDLSESSPTRGEFYSRYLGRSQSQIKAHWSKLLFTGRGQPPPTVSSGDAMAELVAENPNTIGYLSPDFLDERLRVVPID, via the coding sequence ATGAAACGAATAACAGTGATTGCATGGATATATCTCTTAAGCCTCATGGCCAGCGCCGTCCGCGCCGACGAGGCCGCCAGGGTGGTGGTAGTGGTCTCTTCGCAGAATCCGATCAAGACCCTGTCCCGCGCCCAGCTCACAGACATCTACCTGGGCAGAATGAACCGCTTTCCGAACGGGAATTTAGTGAAACCCGTCGATCTGAGTGAAAGCTCGCCCACGCGCGGCGAATTCTACAGCAGATACCTGGGACGATCCCAGTCGCAGATAAAGGCTCACTGGTCGAAACTTCTCTTTACCGGCCGCGGCCAGCCGCCGCCAACCGTTTCCAGCGGGGATGCTATGGCTGAGTTAGTGGCTGAAAACCCCAATACCATCGGATACCTATCCCCCGATTTTTTGGACGAACGCTTGCGGGTGGTGCCAATTGATTGA
- a CDS encoding porin, whose amino-acid sequence MRMKIGFCKAHFAQGLMMGKLIIAAAAVMLVCVTAAGAQVTETPNFSFNGFGTFGVVRSDEDQADFASNLFSPDGAGYTRDWSPEVDNVLGLQLTANLTSRLTGILQVVSKQRYDETYTPFVEWANLKFDITPDLSVRAGRMVQQTFMVSEYRKVRYATPWIRPPKEVYDMIPVTNADGIDFSYRFHFDGFTNTLRGLYGTRDVNIPDGSEANARDVVVLSNTLERGAATLFACYGSFRLTMKDFDPFFDAFRQFGEEGEAIADRYDIGGKRFEIMSFGSRYDPGKWFVMGEWALAKTRTFIGDIEGLYITGGYRFGEVTPYMTLARARPYSDTSDPGLSLAGLSPEQAAQAEALNAALNEMLGSATNQKSISVGVRWDFIRNADLKVQYQYLDLGDGSPGVLINRQPGFEPGGSVNLFSAAIDFVF is encoded by the coding sequence ATGCGGATGAAGATTGGCTTTTGTAAAGCACACTTTGCGCAAGGACTGATGATGGGAAAACTGATAATTGCTGCAGCGGCCGTGATGCTCGTCTGCGTGACCGCCGCGGGTGCACAGGTTACTGAAACGCCTAACTTTTCATTCAACGGCTTCGGTACGTTCGGAGTGGTCCGTTCCGACGAGGACCAGGCGGACTTCGCCTCAAACTTGTTCTCTCCCGACGGGGCAGGTTACACCCGTGACTGGAGCCCCGAAGTAGACAACGTGCTGGGACTGCAGCTCACCGCCAATCTCACGTCCCGGCTTACCGGCATCCTGCAGGTAGTCTCCAAGCAGCGTTACGACGAAACCTACACGCCGTTCGTTGAGTGGGCCAATCTCAAGTTCGACATCACCCCGGATTTGAGCGTACGCGCCGGGCGCATGGTACAGCAGACGTTCATGGTTTCCGAGTACCGCAAGGTAAGGTATGCGACCCCATGGATCCGTCCTCCCAAGGAAGTCTATGACATGATACCCGTTACCAATGCTGACGGTATCGACTTCAGTTACCGTTTCCATTTCGATGGGTTCACCAATACCCTGCGGGGCTTGTACGGCACCAGGGACGTCAATATCCCCGACGGAAGCGAGGCAAACGCCCGCGACGTTGTGGTGCTGAGCAATACTCTGGAACGGGGCGCAGCAACCCTGTTTGCGTGTTATGGCAGTTTCCGCCTTACAATGAAAGATTTTGATCCGTTCTTTGATGCGTTCAGGCAATTCGGGGAGGAGGGCGAAGCAATTGCCGACCGATACGATATTGGCGGCAAGCGATTTGAAATCATGAGCTTCGGCTCGCGCTATGACCCCGGCAAGTGGTTCGTGATGGGCGAGTGGGCGCTGGCGAAAACCCGTACTTTTATTGGCGATATCGAAGGCTTGTATATTACCGGCGGGTATCGTTTCGGAGAGGTTACCCCCTATATGACCCTGGCGCGAGCTCGACCCTACAGCGACACCTCGGACCCGGGTTTGTCGCTGGCAGGCCTTTCGCCGGAGCAGGCCGCTCAGGCCGAAGCGCTCAATGCCGCGCTGAACGAGATGCTGGGATCCGCAACCAATCAAAAGAGCATATCCGTGGGTGTACGCTGGGATTTTATCCGGAACGCGGACCTGAAAGTACAGTACCAATACCTTGATCTGGGAGACGGATCACCGGGTGTTCTTATCAACAGACAGCCGGGATTTGAGCCGGGGGGGTCTGTCAACCTGTTCAGCGCCGCGATCGACTTTGTATTTTGA
- a CDS encoding GlsB/YeaQ/YmgE family stress response membrane protein, with amino-acid sequence MNIIWFLLIGGVAGWLAGLIMKGKGFGILVNIIVGVIGGIIGGWLFGVLGIGGESLIWTLVTALVGAVILLFIVSLFKKKGVAE; translated from the coding sequence ATGAATATAATATGGTTTCTTTTGATCGGCGGGGTGGCCGGATGGCTCGCCGGCCTGATCATGAAGGGGAAGGGATTCGGAATCCTGGTAAACATCATAGTGGGTGTAATTGGAGGAATAATCGGAGGCTGGTTGTTCGGAGTGCTGGGTATCGGGGGAGAAAGTCTGATCTGGACTCTGGTTACCGCCCTGGTCGGAGCCGTTATACTTCTTTTCATAGTCAGTCTTTTTAAGAAAAAGGGAGTTGCCGAGTAA
- a CDS encoding OmpA family protein, which translates to MKKISILLLIVMVLFAVNPGCSWNKKATGGLIGAGAGGAVGGAIGHATGNTALGAIIGASVGGAAGVMIGNEMDKRAEEMRADLEGARIERIGEGIKITFDSGLLFDINKSDLQPQAKINIEKLAKILNKYPDTNILVEGDTDNTGKDEYNQQLSERRARAVANYLMGLGIPSSRISIIGLGETNPIASNSSEYGRQLNRRVEVAVFANDKLKNAAMNQEGMN; encoded by the coding sequence ATGAAAAAGATATCAATTCTGTTATTAATCGTAATGGTGCTCTTCGCCGTCAACCCCGGGTGTTCCTGGAATAAAAAAGCCACTGGCGGGTTGATCGGCGCCGGCGCCGGAGGGGCTGTCGGGGGTGCCATAGGACATGCTACGGGAAACACCGCTCTCGGCGCAATCATCGGTGCGTCAGTCGGAGGAGCGGCCGGGGTTATGATCGGCAACGAGATGGACAAGCGGGCCGAGGAAATGAGAGCGGATCTCGAGGGCGCGAGGATAGAACGCATCGGCGAAGGAATCAAAATCACATTTGATTCGGGCCTTCTTTTCGACATAAACAAATCGGACCTGCAGCCTCAGGCGAAAATCAACATCGAGAAACTCGCCAAAATCTTGAACAAATATCCCGACACGAACATCCTCGTCGAAGGCGATACGGACAACACCGGCAAGGACGAATATAACCAGCAATTATCCGAGCGCCGCGCGCGGGCCGTTGCCAACTATTTAATGGGTCTCGGCATTCCGAGCTCGAGGATAAGCATAATCGGACTGGGCGAGACAAACCCTATAGCTTCCAACAGTTCGGAATACGGCCGTCAGCTGAACCGTCGAGTTGAGGTCGCCGTTTTCGCTAACGATAAGTTGAAGAATGCGGCGATGAATCAGGAAGGCATGAATTAA